Within the Mycobacterium gordonae genome, the region GTCATCGTCTCGATCGCGGCTTCGTCGCGGGCGGCATCGGCGCGGAGCACCACGACGGCGGTCACGGCCTCACCCCACTTCTCGTCGGGGGTGCCGACCACGCACGTCTGTGCGACGGCCGGATGCTCGGCTATCACGTCCTCGACTTCGCGGGGGAAGACGTTGAAGCCGCCGGTCACGATCATGTCCTTGACCCGGTCGACGATGAAGTAGAAGCCGTCCTCGTCCTCGCGGGCCATGTCGCCGGTGTGTAGCCAGCCGTCCTTGAACGCCTCCGCCGTGGCCTCCGGCTTGTTCCAGTAGCCTGCCGCCAAAAGTGGCCCACTGACACAGATTTCGCCCGGCTCGCCCGGGGGCACCGGCTTGCCGTCGTCCCCCAGCAGCGCCACCCGGGCGAACAGCGTGGGACGTCCACACGAGGTCAGCCGTTTCTCGTCGTGGTCGGCCTTGGCCAGGTAGGTGATCACCATCGGCGCCTCGGATTGACCGTAATACTGGGCGAAGATCGGGCCGAAGCGCCGGATGGCTTCGGCCAGCCGCACCGGGTTGATCGCCGACGCGCCGTAGTAGACGGTTTCCAGCGAGGACAGGTCCCGGGTGTGCGAGTCCGGGTGATCCATCAGCGCATAGAGCATCGACGGCACCAGCATGGTGGCCGTAATGCGTTGTTCCTCAATGACTCTCAACACCTCGGCCGGGTCGAACTTGGCCAGCACCACCATCTCGCCGCCCTTGACCACGGTGGGGGTGAAGAACGCCGCGCCGGCATGCGACAGCGGTGTGCACATCAAGAATCGCGGGTGCTCGGGCCATTCCCATTCCGCCAGCTGGATCTGGGTCATGGCGGCGATGTTTCCGGTGGTGCCGATGACACCCTTGGGTTTGCCGGTGGTGCCGCCGGTGTAGGCCATGCCGCCGATGTTGTCCGGCGGCAGGTCGGCGACCACCAGCGGCTTGGGCTCGAACTTGGCCGCCTCGGCATTCAGGTCGACGGCCACTCCGGCCAACGCCTCGGGCACCGGGCCGATGGTCAGAATCTGCTTGAGCGAGTCCACCTTTTCCAGCAATCCGAGCGCGCGCTCGATGAACATCGGGTTGGGGTCGATGATCAGCGCGCTGGCGCCGGAATCGTTGAGCACGTAGGCGTGGTCGTCCAGGGAACCGAGTGGGTGCAGGGCGGTGCGCCGATAGCCCTGTGTCTGGCTGGCGCCGAGGATCATCAGCACTTCGGGGCGGTTGAGTGATAGCAGTCCGACCATGACGCCGGAACCGGCGCCGAGGGCCTCGAATGCCTGCACGTACTGGCTGATCCGCTCGGCCAGCTGACCACCGGTCAGCGTCGTGTCGCCGAGGAACAGCACCGGCCGGTTCTTATGGCGCTTGAGTGCGCCCGCGAGCAGATGGCCGTTGTGGGTCGGGTTGCGCAACAAATCGACACTCATGAACCAAGACTAGAACGTGTTGCAATTCGGCTTCGCCGCGCCCTTGATCAGTAGAGTCTGCACTCATGAGCGCCGCAGAAATCGTCATTACCGGAACCGTTCTCACCGTCGATGAAAGCCGCCCCACGGCCGAGGCGCTCGCCATCGCCGACGGTCGGATCATCGCCGTCGGCGACCGGACCGACGTCGCGCAGTACGCGGGACCCGACACCCGAACCATCGACCTCGGCGACGGCTGTCTCATGCCGGGTTTCATCGAAGCCCACGGACATCCGCTGATGGAGGCGATCGCGCTGTCCGACCGAATCATCGACATCCGGCCCGTCACCATTCGCGACCCGGACGACGTCGTCGAGACCATCCGCAGCGAGGCCGCCCGCCGCGGCGCCGAAGGCGCCTACCTCAACGGATGGGACGCCCTGCTGCAGCCCGGACTTCCCGACCCGACACTGAGCTGGCTGGACGGCATCGCCCCCGACGGCCCGCTGGTGATCATCCACAACTCCGGCCATAAGGCCTACTTCAACTCGCGCGCCGCACAACTCAACGGTCTCACCCGCGACACGCCTGACCCCAAGGGCGCCAAGTACGGCCATGACGCCAACGGCGACCTCGACGGTACCGCCGAGGAGATCGGCGCCGTGTTCCCGCTATTGGGCGGTGCGATTCAGGCCGGCGCCTATCCGGACATGCTGCGCGCGGAGTGTGCGCGCCTGAACCGCGCCGGATTGACCACCTGTTCGGAGATGGCCTTCGACCCCAAGTTCAAGCCGCTGGTCGAGCGGCTGCGCAACGACCTGACCGTGCGGCTGCGCACCTACGAGGTCTCCAACGCGCAGATGTCCACCGACGCCACCCCGGGCGAGGGCGACGACATGCTGCGCCAGGTCGGCATCAAAATCTGGGTGGACGGCTCGCCGTGGATCGGCAACATCGCCTTGTCGTTCCCGTACCTGGACACCGCCGCTACCCGCTCGGCCGGCATCACCCCCGGCTCGTGCGGCTGCGCCAACTACACCCGTGAGCAGCTGACCGAGATCGTTGGCGCCTACCTGCCGCTGGGCTGGCAGCTGGCCTGTCACGTGCAGGGTGACGCCGGCGTCGACACCATCCTCGATGTCTATGAAGAAGCCCTGCAGCGGCATCCTCGCGACGATCACCGGCTGCGGCTAGAGCACGTCGGCGCCATCCGTCCCGAGCAGTTGCAGCGCGCCGCCGCGCTTGGGGTCACCTGCAGCATCTTCGTCGACCAGATCCACTACTGGGGCGACGTCATCGTCGACGGGCTGTTCGGGCCGGAGCGCGGCTCCCGCTGGATGCCGGCCGGCTCCGCCGTGGCCACCGGCATGCGCATCTCGCTGCACAACGACCCGCCGGTGACGCCCGAGGAGCCGCTGCGCAACATCAGCGTGGCCGCGACGCGGGTGGCCCCCAGCGGGCGGGTGCTGGCCCCGGAGGAGCGGCTCACGGTCGAGCAGGCGATTCGTGCGCAGACCATCGACGCCGCCTGGCAGTTGTTTTCCGACGATGTGATCGGGTCGCTGGAGGTCGGCAAGTACGCCGACCTCGTGGTGCTGTCGGCCGACCCCCGCACGGTGCCGCCCGAGCAGATCGCCGACCTGCAGGTGCGCGCGACGTTCCTGGCCGGTAAGCAGGTCTACGGGCAGTGACGCCGCAACTGCAGGGGCTGTTGGACCGCCTGCATGTGGTGGCGCTGCCGATGCGGGTGCGGTTCCGCGGCATCATCACCCGCGAGCTGGCTCTGATCGAGGGCCCGGCCGGGTGGGGCGAATTCGGCGCGTTCGTCGAATACGGGCCACCCGAGGCCGCGCACTGGCTGGCATCGGCGATCGAGGCCGCCTACCGCGAGCCGCCGCCGGCCCGGCGTGACCGCATTCCGATCAACGCCACCGTCCCAGCCGTGGGGGCCGCCGAGGTGCCCGAGGTGCTGGCCCGGTTTCCTGGGGCCGGCACCGCCAAGGTCAAGGTCGCCGAGCCCGGCCAGACGTTGGCCGATGACGTCGACCGGGTCAACGCGGTCCGGGAGCTGGTTGCGACGGTCCGGGTGGACGCCAACGGCGGCTGGGGCGTCGAGGAGGCGGTCGCCGCCGCCGCCGCCCTGACCGCCGACGGTCCGCTGGAATACATCGAGCAACCCTGCGCCACCGTTGCCGAGCTGGCCGCGCTGCGTCAAAGGGTCGACGTGCCCGTGGCCGCCGACGAAAGCATCCGCAAAGCCGAGGACCCGCTGGCGGTGGTCCGTGCCGGCGCCGCCGACGTCGCGGTGCTCAAAATCGCTCCGCTGGGCGGAATTTCAGCGATGTTGCGGATCGCCGCACAGATCGACATCCCGATCGTGGTGTCCAGCGCGCTGGATTCGGCAGTGGGAATCGCCCATGGTCTGGCGGGCGCGGCCGCACTGCCGGAACTGCGCCATGCCTGCGGACTGGGCACCGGGCGGCTGTTCGTCGACGACGTCGCCGACCCGGTGGCGCCCGTCGGCGGCTTTCTTCCGGTGGGCCCGGTGACACCCGATCCTGACCGGCTCGCAGCGTTGCGGGCGCCGGCGGATCGGCGGCAGTGGTGGATCGACCGGGTCAGGGCGTGTTACCCGTTGCTTGTACCGTCGATCGCGTGATCAACCTGGCTTACGACGACAAGGGGACCGGTGAGCCGGTTGTCTTCATCTCCGGTCGCGGTGGTGCCGGACGCACCTGGCACCTGCATCAGGTCCCGGCGTTCCTGGCGGCGGGATACCGCTGCGTCACCTTCGACAATCGCGGGATCGGCGCCACCGAGAACGCCGAAGGCTTCACCACCGCGACCGTGGTCGCCGATACCGCGGCCCTGATCGAATCGCTGGGCATCGGTCGGGTGCGGATCGTTGCGGTGTCGATGGGTTCCTACATCGCGCAGGAACTCATGGTGGTGCGGTCCGAACTGGTCAGCTCGGCGGTGCTGATGGCCACCCGCGGCCGACTCGACCGCACCCGCCAGTTCTTCCATCAGGCCGAGGCCGACCTCGACGCGGCCGGTGTCGGGCTGCCTGCGACCTACGACGCGAAGACCCGGTTGCTGGAGAACTTCTCCCGCAAGACGCTCAACGACGACGCGGCCATCGCCGACTGGATCGCAATGTTCAGCATGTGGCCGACCAAGCTCACACCCGGTTACCGTTGCCAGCTCGACATCGCCCCGCAGAGCAACCGGCTTCCGGCCTATCGCAACATCGCCGCCCCGGTACTGGTGATCGGGTTTTCCGACGACGTAATCACGCCGCCCTACCTCGGGCGCGAGGTGGCCGACGCGCTGCCCAACGGCCGGTACCTGCAGATCCCCGACACCGGGCACCTCGGGTTCCTGGAGCGCCCGGAGGCGGTCAACGCCGCGATGCTGAAGTTCTTCGCCGGGGTAAGGGCCTGATCCGGCGCCGACTCTGCGGGTAAGACATGCGTGCGCGGTGTGCCGATACCGTCCGCCCAGACTCGATGCCGCCGGCTCAGGCTCAGGTTCCCCG harbors:
- the fadD8 gene encoding fatty-acid--CoA ligase FadD8 gives rise to the protein MSVDLLRNPTHNGHLLAGALKRHKNRPVLFLGDTTLTGGQLAERISQYVQAFEALGAGSGVMVGLLSLNRPEVLMILGASQTQGYRRTALHPLGSLDDHAYVLNDSGASALIIDPNPMFIERALGLLEKVDSLKQILTIGPVPEALAGVAVDLNAEAAKFEPKPLVVADLPPDNIGGMAYTGGTTGKPKGVIGTTGNIAAMTQIQLAEWEWPEHPRFLMCTPLSHAGAAFFTPTVVKGGEMVVLAKFDPAEVLRVIEEQRITATMLVPSMLYALMDHPDSHTRDLSSLETVYYGASAINPVRLAEAIRRFGPIFAQYYGQSEAPMVITYLAKADHDEKRLTSCGRPTLFARVALLGDDGKPVPPGEPGEICVSGPLLAAGYWNKPEATAEAFKDGWLHTGDMAREDEDGFYFIVDRVKDMIVTGGFNVFPREVEDVIAEHPAVAQTCVVGTPDEKWGEAVTAVVVLRADAARDEAAIETMTAEIQAAVKDRKGSVQSPKRVVVVDALPLTGLGKPDKKAVRAQFWEGAGRAVG
- a CDS encoding o-succinylbenzoate synthase translates to MRVRFRGIITRELALIEGPAGWGEFGAFVEYGPPEAAHWLASAIEAAYREPPPARRDRIPINATVPAVGAAEVPEVLARFPGAGTAKVKVAEPGQTLADDVDRVNAVRELVATVRVDANGGWGVEEAVAAAAALTADGPLEYIEQPCATVAELAALRQRVDVPVAADESIRKAEDPLAVVRAGAADVAVLKIAPLGGISAMLRIAAQIDIPIVVSSALDSAVGIAHGLAGAAALPELRHACGLGTGRLFVDDVADPVAPVGGFLPVGPVTPDPDRLAALRAPADRRQWWIDRVRACYPLLVPSIA
- a CDS encoding amidohydrolase, whose amino-acid sequence is MSAAEIVITGTVLTVDESRPTAEALAIADGRIIAVGDRTDVAQYAGPDTRTIDLGDGCLMPGFIEAHGHPLMEAIALSDRIIDIRPVTIRDPDDVVETIRSEAARRGAEGAYLNGWDALLQPGLPDPTLSWLDGIAPDGPLVIIHNSGHKAYFNSRAAQLNGLTRDTPDPKGAKYGHDANGDLDGTAEEIGAVFPLLGGAIQAGAYPDMLRAECARLNRAGLTTCSEMAFDPKFKPLVERLRNDLTVRLRTYEVSNAQMSTDATPGEGDDMLRQVGIKIWVDGSPWIGNIALSFPYLDTAATRSAGITPGSCGCANYTREQLTEIVGAYLPLGWQLACHVQGDAGVDTILDVYEEALQRHPRDDHRLRLEHVGAIRPEQLQRAAALGVTCSIFVDQIHYWGDVIVDGLFGPERGSRWMPAGSAVATGMRISLHNDPPVTPEEPLRNISVAATRVAPSGRVLAPEERLTVEQAIRAQTIDAAWQLFSDDVIGSLEVGKYADLVVLSADPRTVPPEQIADLQVRATFLAGKQVYGQ
- a CDS encoding alpha/beta fold hydrolase, with the translated sequence MINLAYDDKGTGEPVVFISGRGGAGRTWHLHQVPAFLAAGYRCVTFDNRGIGATENAEGFTTATVVADTAALIESLGIGRVRIVAVSMGSYIAQELMVVRSELVSSAVLMATRGRLDRTRQFFHQAEADLDAAGVGLPATYDAKTRLLENFSRKTLNDDAAIADWIAMFSMWPTKLTPGYRCQLDIAPQSNRLPAYRNIAAPVLVIGFSDDVITPPYLGREVADALPNGRYLQIPDTGHLGFLERPEAVNAAMLKFFAGVRA